A DNA window from Haloactinospora alba contains the following coding sequences:
- a CDS encoding ComF family protein, producing the protein MRFGVVAALADLVLGEPCAGCAGPGGPLCPGCAEALERRPWPCRPRPGCPPAWAAGPYAGRERSLLLAFKEHRRRGLAAPLGRRLAAAVSAGGGVRDAVVVPVPARSGAARRRGYDPALLLAEAACADLRCRTGTVRVVRALRYRRRPVDQAGLGRERRRANLAGAFTLRPEAVPSLRHRSVVVVDDVLTTGATLSEATRVLRRIEAAEVRAAVLTERR; encoded by the coding sequence GTGCGGTTCGGGGTGGTGGCGGCGCTGGCGGACCTGGTGCTGGGAGAACCCTGCGCCGGATGCGCCGGACCGGGCGGGCCGCTGTGCCCGGGGTGCGCGGAGGCGTTGGAACGCCGGCCGTGGCCGTGCCGCCCCCGCCCGGGGTGCCCACCCGCCTGGGCCGCCGGCCCGTACGCCGGTCGGGAGCGGTCCCTGCTGTTGGCGTTCAAGGAGCACCGTCGCCGCGGCCTGGCCGCACCACTGGGGCGCCGGCTCGCCGCTGCCGTTTCCGCGGGGGGTGGTGTCCGGGATGCCGTTGTGGTACCGGTACCCGCGCGTTCCGGTGCTGCCCGACGGCGGGGATACGACCCGGCCCTGCTCCTCGCCGAGGCGGCGTGTGCCGACCTGCGCTGCCGGACCGGAACCGTTCGGGTGGTGCGGGCGCTGCGCTACCGCCGCCGTCCCGTCGACCAGGCGGGACTGGGGCGCGAACGGCGCAGGGCCAACCTGGCCGGCGCGTTCACGCTGCGGCCGGAGGCTGTTCCGTCGCTGCGCCACCGCAGTGTGGTCGTCGTCGACGACGTGCTCACCACCGGTGCGACGCTGTCCGAGGCCACGCGTGTGTTGCGCCGGATCGAGGCGGCGGAGGTCCGCGCGGCGGTACTGACCGAACGCCGCTGA